In the genome of Daucus carota subsp. sativus chromosome 9, DH1 v3.0, whole genome shotgun sequence, the window tttaatcaaataatgtAATGTGACACAAATACTATCAACTGTTGCACCTCTGacctatatatattcttaccCAGTTGGAGAATTCTTCAGGCTCAAGGGCAGAAGTCAATTATAGTGCTGAAGTTGAAAGATGTGGTCAATTAGGTGAACCTAGCAATGAAGGCAGTGAGCTTAAAAAAGTTGATAGTTTTGGGAGATGGATGGATAATGAAATTGGCAAAGATTGTGACGATTGCATCATGACCTCTGGATCTGACGGATACTGGAATACACTTAATATCAAGCGTGGTGATAAGGAAGTGCCCAATCTCGCTCTTCCGACACAATGGAATACAGATTATCTAGATCCTTCTCTTTCTCAGCAACAGCTATTTAGCATCCTTGATTTTGCTCCAGATTGGGCTGATTCAAAAACGAATACAACGGTATGCATTTTGAGCAAGAGTTTCCAATTCtgtaacctttttttttttgcttaaatATTTGTTACTTGATATTGCTGCTCTCTCGTAGGTTTTGGTTGTAGGTTCTTTCATGGGGGAAGCCAAACATTTTAGTGATTTGAAGTGGTGCTGTATGTTTGGTGAAATTGAAGTGGATGCAGAAGCTTTGAGTGAGAACGTGTTACGATGCCAAACTCCTTCACATACTCCTGGTGTTGTTCCCTTCAAAATTACTTGCAGTAATAGGTTGGCTTGTAGTGAGGTGCGGGAGTTTGAATTTCGCAGAAGTACATCTACGAATTCATGTTTAATGGCTGACAAAAAAGCATCACAAGATGAACTCAGGGTTCTCACTCGACTGATAAAGTTGTTATCTTCAGGTGTAAATGACAAAAATTCTTACTGCACTGTAGAAGAATGTGATGGATGCAAGGTGATGAATGTTATACACGCCATTAACACTGATGACATGAATAATCTGGGAAGCTTTGATAAGACCCTTACAGCCTCTCAAGGAAATTCTAATGATGTTTTATTTAGAGTTTTGCTCAAGGACAAACTATATGACTGGCTGGCATGCCAAACACATAACCTGGGTAAAGGACTGAATATTTTGGATGATGAAGGACAAGGGGTTATTCATTTGGCTGCTGCTCTTGGTTTTGAGTGGGCCATTGGCCCCATAATTGCTGCTGGAATCAGTCCCAATTTCAGAGATGCTAAAGGCAAGACAGCGCTCCACTGGGCTTCGTATTATGGAAGGTGAGAGTTTAGTCGTACTACTAGCAAAAAATTCTTCTTGTTATGCAATATAGTGAATTGGTTCTAAAGTTGCTACTACTATTTGAACTTTGTTGCATTGCTAAAGTGTTCATAGTAGAATTTAGGACTTGCCGGAGACAGTTAGAGATTATATCATCATTAttagatttaaatattaaaattcttatCTACACGTCTGCATACCTACATTGGGAGATTTCCTTTTCTATGTGTTCAAACATATGTCCATGCTAATGTGTTATTTTGATGGAGTAATTTCACCACCATTATATCCCCTAAATTGGCATAGCTATATTATTAATGTAAGAGGTAGTGGCCCCCTGGCGTAGTCATTCACAATACAGACGAGGTGAACATTCTACATATAAATGGAGGATTACAGGGACAGATTGTTAGAGGAACAAAAGTTATTGTTGACCACATGAAGTAAACCACTAGTCCAAAACTATTACAGATTTTTCCTGTTTGCAGCAATGTAGGCTGTAGCTCTATATAAGGAAATAGTAATTGTTTTCAGAAACTTCAAAACTACATATCTTATGTAAACCTGAATGTGATTGTGACTCGCATGCAAGCTACAATGAATGCTGTGTAAACTTCTTAACTTCGTGATTCTAAAAAATTTCAGCTCGTAGTCCAGATATTCTGTCGTACTTGTTTTCTCTCTATCTAATCCGTTTTCATATTTTGAAATTGCCACAGAGAGGATACTGTcattgttcttgttaagttggGTGCCTCTGCTGGTTCAGTTGACGATCCAACTCCTGAATTTCCTGGAGGGCAGAAAGCTGCTGATTTGGCATCAAGCAGAGGCCATAAAGGGATTGCTGGCTTTTTGGCGGAAACAGATTTAGTTAGTCATCTTTCTTTGTTAACTTTCAACGGAAGTATGCCAAATAATGCTACTGCAGGAGTCAAGTTAGACAATACAGTGGAAAATGCAGTAATGTATGGTTTTCCACCAGATGAAGTACCAAAAGAGGAAATTTCATTGAGAAAATCTCTTTCTGCTGTAAGGAATTCCGCACATGCAGCTTCCCTCATTCAGGATGCATTTAGGGTTCGTTCATTCCGTCATAAAGAAATGCCTAAAAGCAACAGTGATCTATCTGATAATCCACTTGATCTTGTTGCTCTTGGTTGTTTGAGCAAGGTTCGGAATATGCATGACTTTGATGACTACTTGCACTCTGTAGCTGCAATAAAGATCCAGCAGAAATACCGCGGCTGGAAAGGCAGAAAAGAGTTCTTGAAGATACGGAAACGTATTGTTAACATTCAGGTATGCATGTATGATTGTTTAATCTGGAAAGCTCTTTCTGTCATCTTTACCTATAAAGAAATTAAGAACCATGATCACACATCTTTCCTATGATAAGATTCTATGTCACATGTGTATTGATTTTTGAGTTCATCTTATGGATTACCCCTTATCAGTTGCTTATCTTGCTATTGAAACAAAGATGCATAAACCACTATATCATTTGAACTTGCTTGATATTCATGGAATATCTGTTTTCCAGTTTTAACTGTAACATGTAAACCGCAAAGTATCCTTCACTACTGCACTCATgctaaacttttaaaaatataactttAGCCTTAATAGCTTTAATGCTTTTTAGGCTCATGTGAGGGGACATCAAGTGCGTAAGCATTATAAAAAGGTTGTATGGTCTGCCAGTATTCTTGAGAAGATAATTCTACGTTGGAGGCGAAAAAGGTGTGGCCTGCGTGGATATCGGTTGACAAAAGCAGCTGAAGCTCCAGAACCTGACCTTGAGAAGGACAATGAGTATGATTTTATGCGAATTGGTCGAAAACAGAAGGCCGAAGGTGTTGAGCTGGCTCTTGCAAGAGTCCAGTCAATGGCTCGTAACCCTGAAGCTCGAGACCAGTACCTGAGGCTGGTTAGGAAACTTGAAAAGGACAAGGTAATATCTCCTAGTTCTTTTCTTTGATGTGTTTCCTTCTATCAACAATATGTAAGTACTTGTCTAGAAGTTCGAAAGTGTTTATATAGGAGGGTTGTGAATCTGTATTCTGCAATAGTATTGGCGGAGCTATGAGGGGGCTAGTGGGGGTCTTAAGGCCCCACTATGATAGAAAACATTACTTTTAAGTACATAATAGTTAGACAAATTTTATTAcaagtatttaataaaaaaaattagcctcccactacaagaaaaatatcAGAGATACATTTATCTATAAACTTTTCTTCTACTTTGTTCTTGAATTTACTATTCTAGAtatagggggtgtttggatTGTGAGTGGGAATGGGGATGAAGGGTATGGGAATGAGGGGAATGAGAATGGGTATCCCAAGGGGAGTGTGAGGAATGATTTACCCTGCAAGTAGGATTGAGGTTCCCAGTCCATGCCTGTTAACTgagctcattaaccatgaaccaaacgccTCCATAATTGTGATAATACAAATTAAAACCTAAAAGCTGTTAGTTACCTTGTTTTTGTAGTTTACAGGCATCTATAATTGTAAGAATCAAATTGTTTATAGGTCCAAGCTATAGAAATGTAGAGAAGGTGTATAATATGCATTGATTCAGTCAGTAGATTTGTTGATTGATGCATGAACCCtggtttatatatgttttctttactggaatatgttttttttagatCTGGATGTGACATGGAGATTTTTTCCCCCCGCTCTATTTGAAATAATCTCCAACTGAAATGTTGTATTACACTCTTCTATCACttgtttggaataaaattgcCATATAATGATCCATTTTAATTGGCTTGTAGTGACTTTTAACAGTATCTGACTAGTGACTACTATGAAATTCATGCAGGAGGAGAGTGCTCAGTACAGGTAAATAGATACAGGAGTAAAGTAGGTACACCTTGTACTTGAGCTAACAATGATTAGTGACAACAACTTCAGAGTTTCAATATTCTTAGGTCTGGCAGCCAGCAGTGGCACTTACAGCGAAAATGCTTTATTATTCTTTTgtgaatattcttatattttctGCACTTAGGAAGACTGTGAATATAAAGACTGTGAATATAACTAACTTGTTGCCTGTGTTTTCAGTAATCTTTTATGAATGTAGGGATGGATTACATGCCTATCGTTTTTAATTGTAAACTGTAATACTCTTTAGTAGAGATCAAAGCATTAATATAGAAAGAAATGGAACTTCTAGCAGTGGCCTTCACAAATTTGTTGTCTATAATTAATTCACCAATGTTTACCTGTTGGATCTAAAACTGAATGATTATACAGAGCTAATTATATACAGCTGTGTCATAAGGATTATGGGCGGGGGAAGCTAATTATTGTAACTAACTTTACTTTACTGAGTGTTGACTGTTGAATTGGCAGCTTCTACCATATGTCCGAACCAAATCTAACTAGAATATCATAAATGGCTTTCGCCAAGTTCCTCTATATCTTAGCCTTGTCGAAGCTCGCTTCTTGCTTGTAGAGAGTTTCTTAGCTGGACCAAGACAAATTGCTTTCACAATTTCATGATACCATGTCTGACTTGTCAGTCTTCAGTAGTACTGTAAATGATTGTTTTGTTTTACTCGAGTCTACAGAATGTCGCCATTTTTATGAGGCGGTTAGCTAACATATAGCCCTTGCGACAGCTGTGGGTTTCCAGTCCGGTCCAGAAGGATGTGGAACTGTCCCTCTTCTTTGTAATTCCCTCGTGTTAGAtcatttataacatatatatacacaactggGGTTTCGAAAACAAAAGTTACAAGAAGGATTCTTTTGTAAAGATCTACAAATAGTGAGTATTAGCAGAAATTATTTCCAACTGTACCACCAAGAGAactatacaaatatatttaaactttGAACTGCATAGTGTTTTGAAACAATTGAATACATCACCGGCTTGGGGAAACATTTacaatgaaaaaataattacagGTAATGGAGTAGAGTTGCATCTACAAGCATGCCAATATAAAAACGCATGTCAGTTGGcttgtgaaaaaataaatttatagacaTCTATATACCTAGTGAAAACGTGAGACGAAGACCTCATGAAGTATGAAGTGGGCCAATATTGCTTGAAGGTTTTGATGCTTGTTGCATTTCCGCTACCTTCTGAGCAATTTTTAAACTTCTTCCTTGAAAAAGCTTCAATGGGAAGCTAAATTCGATGACAAACTAAACTTTAGGCTTCCTGTGCACCATAGACATTATATTAGATAAGAAAGGGACATATGTCATCTGATTATAAACACCATAATGTAATTGATCCCTTACCTGAACTTCAAGTCAGTGCCATGCCCGTCCAGTTTGCCATGTGCCCGACTATTCTCAGATTTGTAGTGTTGAGAACGTCTATCAAGCTGTCTTCCAGAATCAGTAGGCAATTTGTTATATTCAGTGCTTGACCTCATCAATCCATGTCTGGGTTGGGTAGTTTGGGTTCCACATATTTTTTTCACCAAGTCATCCAGTTCAGCAACCTTCTTTTGTAAATTGGTCTTGTCAGCCTGCAGGATATATGTTAAACTTTGAATGAGAAAGGCCTTGATAGCAAATTGAATAAACATTGTTTAAGTGGCAACACTTAAGAGCAAGAGAGGCTACGTATCAGCTCTAGTTGGATGCTTCCCCAGTGtagcaataaaaaaaattaacaagtaAATGGAGTTTTCAATCCAACTGAAGACTTCTCAACAAAAGTTTTACTTGAAGATCAAGGTCAGCTTATATGTTTCTTGGTATGAACACACCTTacatggagagagagagagagagagagagagagagagagagagaggagggagagggagagagagagggagaccTTTAACATGTCATTTTGTGCTTTCAGCAACTGATCCCGTTCTTGTATTTGTTCTACAGTCATCTGGATGGCAAATATATCCGCTTCTCTTCTATTCACTTCTAAAATGTATCTATAGAAGCAAAAAAGCACATACAAACAGTAAAAAAATACAGTATGAGAGTCCACTGTAAATTCTTAACTTTACTGTTGATTAGAAACTATCTATTTAAGTCGAACAATGCAACTGGAGGAACTAACATGATGTTGGCaggcatacacacacacaaagagGACCACAATAGTCATAAGAGAGAAATTACTTTTAAAACCTGTTAACAGTTGATTGCTCAATGGCACTTATGATTAACATTTAAACTTTCAATCACTCAACTGTCCATAATATATTAAGCTTCTTGGGGGGAAAGGCAAGGATAAAACCACCAGCGCATGTACTACTTCAATGAAATACTACTGGAAAGTAAATCTTAACCACCACTCTGTCTACAGCTTTTAAATTTAGGTCTGCCGTGATTTTCACATGTGATTATATAGATGTGTCCTAAGCTTCTAGAATAGCTATCTACTACATTTGCGATTCAACTTTTCTTCCATGTTTCAAGGACTTAGCAAGAGTATGAAACATCATGACAAACAAAAAGTCGTGTTGGTAATTTGAATGCTTTATAAAAAGATGGAAATACCTCTCCCTTTCCTCAATCAACTCTTCAATTTTGCTTCTCAGATTTAGATTCTCTTTATCCTAGTTCATCAAAAGAAATATACATGTTATGGTGCCAAAGTCATGACTATGTGTAAATAAGCAAAAAAATGGCAATACCATGGTTATAAATTTTTCCGCTTGTTGCTGAGCTTCCTCAACTAACTTCTGAACTTGAAACTGGTCCATCATATTCTACAACATATGATAAGAATTAAGCACAGGGAGATAAGAGTTTACGGCCAAGTATTTCTTATATATTGTCTGAATCTTACTGCATAATTAGTCATGTCTAATTTGACACCAAGTAAATCCCGAATGACGTCGTGTGTCATGCTTTCTGCTGCAGCCAGTCTGGTATTCAGCATACACACCTGTTCCCAAAAATACAGCATTTTCTCAATAGAGGAGAACCACAAAACACATGTACTAAAATTGATACATAACCACAAGTAAATTAGCAGAGGAAAACTGAAAACAGAAACTAAAAAATTGAGCAATCAGCTTAAATGTTGcatatttaaattgataaaatatgtaACATATTAATCGTAATAATCCTCCACTGTCCAGACTTCTAGAAGAAGCATGAAGAGAAACAATAACTGACCTCCTTTTGTCGACTGGCATTCAGTACTATGAGCTCTTCTATCCGAATCTTGGCAGCTGACaattctttttccttttccACATTCATCTGTTGCACCAGACCTCCAATACATCTAAATGGTGAGCTAGAACCCCGTGGTTTCGACAATCCTTTTTCTGTTTTATCCAACATCGAGGAAACAGATATTGCATTTGATGAATCTGTTTTGACTTCTTGAACCATTGCCTCCAAGGTTTTGTACTGAACAAAGAATAAGGATTATCTATGATTGCCCAcagtaacaaaaaaaaatgattgttATTAAGAATATCTTATCTTCTAAGTTCTAATTTGAAGGAATGTGCTGCTTGTAAAAGTGATACATAAATTCAAGGTAAAAGATATGCCATGCGTCTCTCTTAATCAAAGATTAGTTGGAATCATTGTTTTTAGACTATATTTGGCGAATGTAAATTAATTCATTGTCAATTTATTACATTGTCCTTAATATCTACTTTTTTAGAAGCCTTTTTCAATTTTGTGACTCGAGAGACTAATTTAAATATACCCGTATACAGTAATCCAAATTCAAATGCAAAGTAATTGATTCGCCTAACCAATTTATTACGTTGTCGTTAATGTCTACTTTATTTGTGTGGATATATTCAGCCTACGTCTCTGTTATTATACCTTTTGTTGGTACTGTGATGCCTGTGCTTCAGCATGCAATAGTAGTTCAGATATGTACTCTTTGGACTGTCTGATCTGCAGGGCCAGTATATATTCGAAAACTTGCGTTAGACAAGAAAAAACAGTTGAGGAGCTACTCTAAACTAGGGAAATCTGAAATATGTAGCACAAAACTAGATTTACCTCTTTTGTCTGTTCagctagttccttttcaagagcTAATATTCGCTTATGTGCATCATGAAGTTCCAAAGACCTGTCATGCAATTTTCTATAATTCACTATCTGACGATCAAGAAGCAGATAAACTTACTTTAAAGAGAAGAAATAATTTTTACCTTGAAAGTTGATCTTCTGCTGGTCTTCCTGTCGAGTGTTCTGACTCCATGTTTTCAGCATAGTTTTCAACTGTTAATAGGCGTTCTCTCAAGGCCTGGGTTTCCACTTCTAACGAATCTCTCATTATCCGATGCCTTTCTACCTCCTCATCCATTTCATTCACCTAACAGAAGTAAAATAGACTTACAATAGTCGAGCAAATGTAGTAAGGTTCATAAGACATTATGCATGCAGTCATGCACATACAGCGTGGCATGACAAGAATTCAACATGGTTCATGTGAGAAAATACTTTTTACTATAATTCGGCTTACCTGCCTTGTTGCAgaagtatataataatttatgtaaAGAAAAGATCTTTTTGCTTTCATTAAATTAGAAATACCTTTTTCTCTAAAACATTTATGGTACACTCCAGCTCCTCAACAGAATGTTCCAATATCTTGACCTCCTCTTCTTTTTGCTCTGCATACATTTTGCTTGCTTCTGACTCCTAAAAGATcatcacaaatttcaattataaatcCAGCGAAtattagaaattttaaaaattggctAAATGTAAATACCTGGCGAGCCTCAACAGcaatagcttcattttcatctgCTAGCGAATAGGCCATGTCAAGTTTATCTTGCAAAACAACAATTTGCTCACAAAGTTGGTCCCTCTCGCCGCTGACCATCCTTGAGTAGTTCTCAAGGTCTTCGAATGAAGAGTATAATTGCTTTTCTGCAGAATtagtttttaaaagaatttcttTCTCCAAAGCCTTCACAACATCTCTTTGTTCTGCTAATTGCTCTTCAGCCTCAGACTTTCTGAGATAAAGATCCCTCAAAAGAACTTTGAATTCGTCATTTTGGCTTGACAAATCATCAATGGTTTCTTTCATCTGTTCTAAATCAGAATTTGCCACAAACAGAGCAGATTCAGTATTGGCCAGGCGTTGCTCGAGATTTGTATTTTGAACCAGCAGATCCTCAACCTcacttattttaatttgaagCTTGTGTTGATTTTGGCTCAAAGATGCAActaaattttcagtttcaacctTCAGATCCTTGCTTGTGGAGGTTGATTCTTGTAACAAGCTAATATCAAACAGTAAGCCTTTCAACAATacatcttttctttgcaattcTTTTCTTAGCTCCAAATTTTCAAAGATGGTGTCAGTATAGGATTTCCCAGACTTAACGTCTTCCATTCTAGAGAGAGATGCACTTATACCTTGAGCTTTACCTTGCATAATATTTGTAGACATGTCACTTTCACCTATCATATGTTTGCAAGTCAATAAATAGTCATGGTTCTGTTGAAGTTTATTTTGATGAAGAGAAATTTCTTCACTTGAACTTTTAAACTTTTTAAGATATTCTCCAACAGTGCACTGATGAAGCACAAAATAAGCAAATTCTCTCTCCATTGCCTCGGTGCAAATACCCTCCAAGGATGCTCtggatatacatatatgtttcaTGATTTCCTTTACCATCATTAGGGCATCAGAAAAGACTGCCTTGCACATTTTCTCTGTATCTCTTTGCGTGTGCAGGATCGACCCTTCAAGAGAAGTTACAAGATTTGCTATTTCTATGAAACTGCCATGAATCTGATCATGTAGTATTTCATTCTCAGCGTCTTTCAAGTGAAGTGACGATTTAAGTTGTTCTATCTCCTCAGTCAAGCTGACTTTCTCTAGCATCAAATCTTCACCAGCTTGCCTCCATGTACCACTCAGCTGTCTGGAGTCCTCATTTGCTTTCAGTAATGCATTTAACATAACATCAGCTTCTTGCATGGTTGCACGAGCCTCCTCAAATTTCTTGAAGAAGGTACTGGTATGGCTTAATTCCCAATCAGGGACAAACTGCAAATTACAAGTCAGTGTTAAAAAATTCTTGTTTCACAGTTTCTAAAAGATAACATGACAAATACTAAATATCAAAAAAGAAGTAACAACAGCTAATGCATATGAACCCAGTTTTTATTCTACTTCTTGttaggtaaaaaaaaaatagtaggtAAATTTATTACTACCTCCTTCAAATTAGAGCAGCCTGCTTTTGCTTGAATTACCAACTCGGTGGGTTGAACAAAGTTACTTGTCTCTGGCACTGTGAATTCAAAAAGTTCATAATCTAGTATATTCTGCTCATCATCATTCATAAATTTAGGCAACTGTGGCAAACAGTTTTCCTTCCCTGTGATGTAATCGCCCAtatctttttctttaaaaagtTGAGCTAATCGAAGATTTACACTTATAAAAGCATCATATATCATCCTGAATTCCTGCCTCAAACAAAAGATTGTTGCTTGAATTTCTTTTGATAATTTCATGGGCTGTGATGACTTTGGTAGTTGGCCTTCTTCAGACTCCAGCTTCAATGTTTGCCCAGGTGACATTACAGGAAACCTGTTGCATCTACTTGAAAATTCATCTAACCCTGAAGTAGTGCTTTCAGACGAAACAGTCGAATCAAGAGAGAAATTAGCTAATTTAATTTCTACTTCTTGTAAAGCTTCAGCGGTAGCTTGCAAGGCACACATATCCACCAGATTGTTAGTGCAGGCCCTTGTGGTTTCCAGTCTAGCATTTATATTAGCAAGTTCATCAGTTATCTGGATTAGCATTTTGTGCCCATCATCATCCTTCGATGATTCAGGGACATGTCGCACACTTTTGCAATTCTCTTTGAGCTCCACCCAGTACTTTTTCATTCTTTGAACATCAATAGCAAACTCTTGAATCACCTCCTTGTATAAAAAAGCTGATTTGTGGATATCACTATGAATGGATGATAGATATGATTTTGCATTAGAAACAGTCTCACTCTCTAGCATTGCTGAATCACTTTGATTCTCATCCAGAGGTAGAACCTTTTTCATTCCTGTCGTCTGAGAAGTAGCACTCCAACACGTATCTTCCTTAGAATTTTCTGTCAGAGCAAAGTCCATGTGGTCAACTAGCCTATTTACAACCAAGAGTGCAGCATTAGCACATTTATCTGCTTCAATGAGTTGATCTTCCTTGCTTTTGAGCTTTCTCTCGAATAACTCTATTATACTGATCTTTTCATCCAATACTGTAGTTTCTTTAATGCTTGGGCAATTTTCTATATGTTGAATTTCAGTAAAAACCATTGCCGCACCCTTCAACGACTTTAATCTCTGCTCCATCTGCAATACTGCTTTTTGTGCATCTTCAAGGCTCCTTTCTAATAGCAAAATTTTTTCTTCCTTCTCCATACAAACCTCAACAACCCTTTCAACACGCTCACGCGTCTCATTTTTTACATGAGGAAATGAACTAGAGATATGTTCTATTTGGAAAGAAGCATCTTTGAGAGATTTAGAACCCTCCAAAAGGATGTTTGTTAAATCCAAGCTTGCCTTTTCCCATTCTGCATGTATTCCTTGTTTCTCATCCTCTTTCTCTGCAAGTTTGATTCTCAGTCTGTCATTCTCTTCAGTCATACAATGTACTGTATCCTGAAGTTTTGATTGAAGAGTAGCTACCTCTTCCTGCAAATGAAGAATTGTCTTACTTGCTTCCATCTCCGCCTCTGCACAGATTAAATCAGTTTCATGTTTCCGAGATAAGTCGATTGCAGTATTATTAAGATAATGGCTGCTAAGTAGTTGGGCATCCTCAAGGTCCTTAGTCATCTCATCCAACTTCAGTTGTAATCCATCATTCATAATGTGTTTATTGCCTTCTGGGGAAACATCCAAATTCTTATTCATAACATCTCTATTTGTGTAGTGATCATCAACTGTAATCGTGGCGTGCCTTTCTACATTGTCCTTATTACTCAGTTTTTCCATCAACCTGTGATTTTCCTGTTGCGCAAACTCTAGTTCTTTGATTAGGCAAATCTGATCATTTTCTAAGGCTTCTATCAAGACCTTTGCATCCACCAGCTCTTTCAGAGTGTCACTGGATTGCAAAGGTAAAGGGACAGTCATGTGATGATCACTTTGATTCTGTTGAATACCATCCCCTTGGCTAGAAGACACTTCCATATCTCCATAAATGCTTTTAATCGGTATGATTTCAGCCTACAAAAGTACGAccaaataaaagaaatatatatgcaaTTATTACAGACAGATTATACTAGTATCGTATTTGGTACTCGGTTGCTACTACAGACTTATGTTGGATTTACTACACTGTTATCAAATTTGCAACATCTCATGTTTGAGTTGGTTACTCTTGAATGTCTCTAAAAATACATAGCAGTTATCACCAGTTCATATAGTTTTCGCGGATGGAGAATATCCGCTGGAGGAAGTTACTGACTCTTAAAAACCATAGATTCAGAATTCCTGAGGGTAATTAAAAGTGAGGCCTCATTTAACCTAGATATACAAGCATGAAATTTGTGTGTATCTGGCATATGGTATGAATCATCTAAGTTTCATTAATGCAAAGTTTCTCATTCCTCAGTTTCACTAATGCTTTTCAATTAAACCATTATAATATTCATGAATCGTGATTCCATCTATTTGGGAAATCAAGTAGCAAATTGATTGACCTTATATAGGCTTCAAGGTGAAATTTAGTTACATATATTTCAAGACATAGAAACATTATATCAATAAGTATAAATACATCATACACGATATAATATAACTATGTGAATGTTCTGAAATTTTAGTGGGATATTGGAATGAATAACATTCAGAGTTAAATGGTACTGAGACACCAAGAGTCCAAGACTACTGCCATTaccttcaaaatttaaaaaaaagggCAGAAGCAGGAAATAATAG includes:
- the LOC108202938 gene encoding calmodulin-binding transcription activator 2 isoform X1; the protein is MADDKRCLAPNLALDLQQILEEAKHRWLRPTEICEILQNYKKFHITQNPPVKPAAGSLFLFDRKVLRYFRRDGHRWRKKKDGKTVKEAHEKLKTGSVDVLHCYYAHGEDNDNFQRRSYWLLDKQLQNIVLVHYREVKEGHKLGMHQSKTVHSEPLQSPQTNSTCIEQAYSPETMSGKSHASYSYPSAVDWGQSISSELEGSVGLADPEISSLVQLFQLPPSDPSSHSDIGAGLLGSSFGGGLGSSLWPEGHESKSILCPPEQKLDYDHVNTADILSHKLIDTRLDGNYIAPNFASMGDDLLPNYRNGQLENSSGSRAEVNYSAEVERCGQLGEPSNEGSELKKVDSFGRWMDNEIGKDCDDCIMTSGSDGYWNTLNIKRGDKEVPNLALPTQWNTDYLDPSLSQQQLFSILDFAPDWADSKTNTTVLVVGSFMGEAKHFSDLKWCCMFGEIEVDAEALSENVLRCQTPSHTPGVVPFKITCSNRLACSEVREFEFRRSTSTNSCLMADKKASQDELRVLTRLIKLLSSGVNDKNSYCTVEECDGCKVMNVIHAINTDDMNNLGSFDKTLTASQGNSNDVLFRVLLKDKLYDWLACQTHNLGKGLNILDDEGQGVIHLAAALGFEWAIGPIIAAGISPNFRDAKGKTALHWASYYGREDTVIVLVKLGASAGSVDDPTPEFPGGQKAADLASSRGHKGIAGFLAETDLVSHLSLLTFNGSMPNNATAGVKLDNTVENAVMYGFPPDEVPKEEISLRKSLSAVRNSAHAASLIQDAFRVRSFRHKEMPKSNSDLSDNPLDLVALGCLSKVRNMHDFDDYLHSVAAIKIQQKYRGWKGRKEFLKIRKRIVNIQAHVRGHQVRKHYKKVVWSASILEKIILRWRRKRCGLRGYRLTKAAEAPEPDLEKDNEYDFMRIGRKQKAEGVELALARVQSMARNPEARDQYLRLVRKLEKDKEESAQYR
- the LOC108202938 gene encoding calmodulin-binding transcription activator 1 isoform X2, whose product is MHQSKTVHSEPLQSPQTNSTCIEQAYSPETMSGKSHASYSYPSAVDWGQSISSELEGSVGLADPEISSLVQLFQLPPSDPSSHSDIGAGLLGSSFGGGLGSSLWPEGHESKSILCPPEQKLDYDHVNTADILSHKLIDTRLDGNYIAPNFASMGDDLLPNYRNGQLENSSGSRAEVNYSAEVERCGQLGEPSNEGSELKKVDSFGRWMDNEIGKDCDDCIMTSGSDGYWNTLNIKRGDKEVPNLALPTQWNTDYLDPSLSQQQLFSILDFAPDWADSKTNTTVLVVGSFMGEAKHFSDLKWCCMFGEIEVDAEALSENVLRCQTPSHTPGVVPFKITCSNRLACSEVREFEFRRSTSTNSCLMADKKASQDELRVLTRLIKLLSSGVNDKNSYCTVEECDGCKVMNVIHAINTDDMNNLGSFDKTLTASQGNSNDVLFRVLLKDKLYDWLACQTHNLGKGLNILDDEGQGVIHLAAALGFEWAIGPIIAAGISPNFRDAKGKTALHWASYYGREDTVIVLVKLGASAGSVDDPTPEFPGGQKAADLASSRGHKGIAGFLAETDLVSHLSLLTFNGSMPNNATAGVKLDNTVENAVMYGFPPDEVPKEEISLRKSLSAVRNSAHAASLIQDAFRVRSFRHKEMPKSNSDLSDNPLDLVALGCLSKVRNMHDFDDYLHSVAAIKIQQKYRGWKGRKEFLKIRKRIVNIQAHVRGHQVRKHYKKVVWSASILEKIILRWRRKRCGLRGYRLTKAAEAPEPDLEKDNEYDFMRIGRKQKAEGVELALARVQSMARNPEARDQYLRLVRKLEKDKEESAQYR